In Uranotaenia lowii strain MFRU-FL chromosome 2, ASM2978415v1, whole genome shotgun sequence, one genomic interval encodes:
- the LOC129744588 gene encoding glucoside xylosyltransferase 1, producing MKVYRYLIVLVLTSFLLIWYYILRVNGGFLNGFTGGPNSTLGFAAANRKINPRPAVSNHNGTEIAIVVVACGERHNEALNMIKSVLMFNRNQAPVRFVIVAEENLKQNFVEKLDDWQEFTENVFSYEIHSLTFPESDRDEWKKLFKPCAAQRLFLPSLLTHIDSVLYVDSDTIFLSSVRELWSMFGRFNSSQFAGMAPEHEDKNAGWYNRFARHPYYGDLGVNSGVMLMNLTRMREFQWEQHIMPIYKEYRLKLVWGDQDIINILFHHHPDRLFVFPCDWNYRADHCMYMSLCEAPGGIKIVHGNRGYFHSLVQPIFNLLYSTIEEYAFRTDVHSNFIRTIEDSLVLPSNSNCDKLLEKFLQDPKKYFKQNQYVEDT from the exons ATGAAAGTCTATCGATACTTAATTGTGCTGGTATTGACATCGTTTTTGCTGATATGGTACTATATTCTTCGAGTCAATGGAGGATTCTTAAATGGATTTACCGGAGGACCTAACTCGACACTTGGCTTTGCTGCTGCCAATCGTAAAAT CAATCCGCGACCAGCAGTTTCCAATCATAATGGAACCGAGATAGCGATTGTCGTTGTAGCATGTGGGGAACGCCACAACGAGGCCCTAAACATGATCAAATCAGTGCTCATGTTCAACCGGAACCAGGCTCCGGTGCGGTTTGTCATCGTGGCCGAAGAGAACCTGAAGCAAAACTTTGTGGAAAAACTCGACGACTGGCAGGAGTTCACCGAGAACGTATTCAGCTACGAGATCCATTCCCTAACCTTCCCGGAGTCGGATCGAGACGAGTGGAAAAAGCTGTTCAAACCTTGTGCTGCTCAGCGATTGTTCCTTCCG tcCTTGCTCACACATATCGACTCGGTGCTGTACGTCGATTCGGACACTATTTTCCTATCCTCCGTTCGAGAGCTGTGGTCCATGTTTGGCCGATTCAACTCGTCTCAGTTTGCCGGAATGGCCCCGGAGCACGAGGACAAAAATGCCGGCTGGTACAATCGATTCGCCAGGCATCCGTACTACGGAGATCTGGGAGTAAATTCGGGCGTCATGCTGATGAACCTTACTCGAATGCGGGAATTCCAATGGGAACAACACATCATGCCCATCTACAAGGAGTACCGCCTTAAGCTCGTTTGGGGCGACCAAGACATCATCAATATCCTGTTCCACCATCACCCGGATCGGTTGTTCGTTTTCCCCTGCGACTGGAACTATCGAGCCGACCATTGCATGTACATGAGCTTATGTGAGGCGCCCGGAGGCATCAAGATAGTGCACGGCAATCGTGGCTACTTCCACTCGCTGGTTCAGCCCATCTTCAATCTGCTCTACTCGACGATCGAAGAGTATGCCTTCCGCACCGATGTTCATTCCAACTTCATACGCACAATCGAGGACTCGCTGGTACTGCCAAGCAATTCCAACTGTGATAAGCTgctagagaagtttctgcaggatcccaaaaaatatttcaaacagaaCCAGTATGTCGAGGATACTTAA
- the LOC129742194 gene encoding uncharacterized protein LOC129742194, protein MALRDKLLVGVRSKEVQSRMLEEEDLNLAKAERIIINREQAEERASKINGEPSRVSAVERHGSRRVSFTRDISPVYSSFRGRSRDRRGRERNARIYNDTRSRSNSTPRKREHRQLYCTFCRRTGHIRKYCYDQKRMKPAVNSVAIEPKEHVFKREDLSERLRKARLSESEDEMNVLMVSSNKRNNPCMIDVEVDGVMLQMEVDSGSAVSVMCRKTYESFFKHKPLRCCSLNLAVVDGARLKVIGSISVHVRIDKRQKYATLVVLESSKRFMP, encoded by the coding sequence ATGGCACTGCGCGACAAACTGTTAGTCGGTGTTAGGAGTAAAGAGGTGCAAAGTCGAATGTTAGAAGAGGAGGATTTAAATCTGGCCAAGGCTGAACGAATTATAATCAATCGCGAACAAGCAGAAGAACGTGCATCTAAAATTAATGGAGAACCTTCCAGGGTCAGTGCAGTCGAGCGTCATGGTTCAAGACGAGTTTCGTTTACACGAGATATTTCACCGGTTTATTCGAGTTTTCGCGGTAGGAGTCGTGATCGTCGTGGTCGTGAAAGGAATGCCAGGATTTACAATGATACGCGTAGCAGGAGTAATTCGACACCACGCAAACGAGAACATAGGCAACTTTATTGCACATTTTGTCGCCGAACTGGGCATATTCGGAAATATTGTTATGATCAAAAACGTATGAAACCTGCCGTCAATTCTGTTGCAATAGAACCAAAGGAGCACGTTTTTAAACGAGAAGATTTATCTGAGCGTTTACGTAAAGCAAGGCTATCGGAATCGGAAGATGAAATGAATGTTCTTATGGTTTCTTCGAACAAGCGTAACAATCCGTGTATGATCGATGTAGAAGTGGACGGTGTCATGCTGCAAATGGAGGTCGACAGCGGTTCCGCGGTTTCCGTTATGTGCAGGAAGACgtatgaaagttttttcaaacataaacCGCTCCGCTGCTGCTCTTTGAATTTGGCTGTGGTGGATGGAGCTCGTTTGAAAGTCATCGGTAGTATTTCGGTGCATGTTCGTATCGATAAAAGGCAGAAATATGCAACTTTGGTGGTTTTGGAAAGCTCTAAACGTTTCATGCCGTAG
- the LOC129742193 gene encoding uncharacterized protein K02A2.6-like: MDEILADCEGAYWYLDDVGVVGTTVEEHDARLEKILQRFKETGVVLNVKKCKIRVTQFDFLGYRISSKGIRPSTAKQEAIMSFRKPTNDSEVRSFLGLANYMAKFVPNLATIDEPLRKLLHKETRFVWGREQELAFHEIKARISNAGCLGFYNIADQTSVVADASPYALGGVLIQTNADQESRVICFASKSLTDTEKRYCQTEREALALVWVVERFQIYLIGREFDLITDCKALTFLFNPTSRPCARIERWVLRLQGFRYRVVFTKGKDNIADALSRLTSASPQPFDPAEELTVCEIGSAAAAMIALRWSEIKYASKGDEEIQQIVKILNSEDTVQLPLPFRLIATELCIVDDVLMRGDRIIIPQKLQQRVLQLGHEGHPGARIMKEYLRASVWWPKLDKHIEEYVRECRGCTLVSAPNPPEPMMRKELPAGPWEQIAIDFLGPLPDGENLLVCVDYYSRYLEVIIMDDISTTSTIAELLTVFSRYGTPVSIRADNGPQFSSTEFKDFCMEYGIKLVSTIPYWPAMNGEVERQNRSILKRIRIAHSLGKDWKTELRQYILMYHSAKQSTTGKSPAELMFNRKVRTKLPRVPVVLDDTELRDHDCLLKEKGKVYSDTKRKAAMSDITVGDTVIAKRTKKINKLDTVFSPEEYTVVDKKGSDVIIRSTANGKDFRRNAAHLKMVSRTENDNQSAQTVQEKDNNKNDLAQHSRPPQDEGCGEGSNDVSGDKGSGAAEYISKRRKTEPSRLKDYITY, from the exons ATGGACGAAATACTGGCGGATTGCGAAGGAGCATATTGGTACCTCGACGATGTAGGCGTCGTAGGTACCACCGTTGAGGAGCACGACGCACGTTTGGAAAAG ATACTCCAACGGTTTAAAGAAACAGGAGTAGTACTGAATGTGAAGAAATGCAAGATACGAGTAACACAGTTTGATTTTCTTGGTTACCGAATAAGTAGTAAGGGCATTCGACCGTCAACTGCTAAACAAGAAGCGATTATGTCATTCCGTAAGCCAACTAATGACAGCGAAGTTCGAAGTTTTCTTGGCTTAGCGAACTACATGGCCAAATTCGTACCAAATTTAGCCACCATTGACGAACCACTTCGGAAGCTGTTACATAAAGAAACAAGATTCGTGTGGGGTCGAGAGCAAGAATTAGCATTCCATGAAATAAAAGCAAGAATATCGAACGCGGGATGTCTAGGTTTTTACAACATTGCGGATCAAACTAGTGTAGTTGCAGACGCAAGCCCATATGCTTTAGGAGGTGTGTTAATTCAGACCAATGCTGATCAAGAATCCAGGGTCATTTGTTTTGCCTCCAAATCATTAACTGATACTGAAAAACGGTATTGCCAAACCGAGCGAGAGGCTTTGGCACTTGTTTGGGTAGTCGAACGTTTTCAAATCTACTTGATTGGCAGGGAGTTCGACCTCATTACGGACTGCAAAGctttaacgtttttatttaatccTACTTCACGTCCGTGTGCTCGTATCGAACGTTGGGTTCTACGGTTACAGGGTTTCCGGTACAGGGTAGTTTTCACTAAAGGAAAAGATAATATAGCGGATGCCCTGTCACGCCTCACGAGCGCGTCTCCTCAACCGTTTGACCCAGCTGAGGAATTGACGGTTTGTGAAATAGGTTCGGCTGCTGCAGCAATGATTGCTTTGCGATGGAGCGAGATAAAATATGCGAGTAAAGGGGACGAAGAGATACAACAGATAGTAAAGATATTGAACTCAGAAGATACAGTTCAGCTACCTCTTCCATTCAGATTAATTGCTACAGAGCTTTGTATAGTTGATGACGTACTAATGCGAGGAGATCGAATAATAATTCCTCAGAAATTACAACAGCGAGTGTTGCAGCTAGGCCATGAAGGGCATCCTGGCGCTAGAATCATGAAAGAATATTTACGGGCAAGCGTGTGGTGGCCTAAGCTTGATAAACACATTGAGGAATATGTTCGAGAATGTCGCGGCTGCACATTAGTATCAGCACCAAATCCACCTGAGCCGATGATGAGGAAAGAACTCCCAGCAGGACCATGGGAGCAAATTGCAATAGATTTTCTTGGACCCCTTCCTGATGGAGAAAATTTGTTAGTTTGTGTTGACTATTACAGCCGATATTTAGAGGTGATCATTATGGATGATATAAGTACAACGTCGACGATTGCTGAGCTTTTGACAGTCTTCTCACGTTATGGTACTCCCGTATCTATTCGGGCAGATAACGGACCGCAATTTTCATCAACAGAATTTAAAGATTTCTGTATGGAATACGGGATCAAATTAGTAAGCACTATACCGTACTGGCCAGCGATGAATGGGGAGGTTGAAAGACAGAACCGTTCCATATTGAAGCGTATTCGTATTGCTCACAGTCTTGGAAAAGACTGGAAAACAGAACTTCGTCAATATATCTTAATGTACCATTCGGCAAAGCAATCAACTACCGGAAAATCGCCAGCGGAGCTTATGTTCAATCGCAAGGTACGGACTAAGTTGCCGCGGGTACCAGTTGTGTTGGATGATACAGAATTACGCGACCATGATTGTCTTCTTAAAGAAAAGGGGAAGGTATATTCAGATACGAAAAGAAAAGCTGCTATGAGTGATATTACGGTTGGCGATACGGTTATTGCGAAACGAACTAAAAAGATTAACAAACTAGATACAGTATTCTCACCGGAAGAGTACACAGTTGTTGATAAGAAAGGAAGTGATGTCATCATACGCTCTACCGCAAACGGAAAGGACTTCAGGCGAAACGCGGCACATCTTAAGATGGTATCCAGAACAGAAAATGATAACCAGTCAGCTCAAACCGTTCAGGAAAAAGATAACAACAAGAATGATTTAGCGCAGCATTCAAGACCACCTCAGGATGAGGGTTGTGGAGAAGGATCAAACGATGTATCCGGTGACAAGGGCAGTGGAGCTGCTGAATATATTTCTAAGAGACGAAAGACAGAGCCCTCCAGATTGAAGGACTATATTACATACTAA